A stretch of DNA from Hippoglossus stenolepis isolate QCI-W04-F060 chromosome 16, HSTE1.2, whole genome shotgun sequence:
gagagagagagagagaagagagggagagagagagagagagagagagagagagagagagagagagacgggaaaATGGCCTCAGCagcctctgctgtgtttctgttgttgggAATCTTTGTTGGACCATGTATGTTTTCACatgtggaggcagagagaaatcAGTTGTTCCACAGGATTCAGTCAAATTAAAGCAAAGACCTGGAACCAGCAGCAGAACGTTTAGTTCCACACGACGCAGTGATCGTCTGTTAGAGACCAGATTAAAAAAGACTCATCTAAAGCTACTTTAACTGTTAATTAAAGGCATTTAGCCAATATTAGTAAAACATGcttaaagtaactaaagtatTGAATACAGAACAATAACTATGATAATTATGATTCATTACATTCAACTTGTAGATGCTTTTGAGTTGAGCTGTGTCGTCCATAAgttaagataagttaagataagttaagatatcaataagataagttaagataagttaagataagttaagatatcaataagataagataagataagttaagatatcaataagataagataagataagttaagattcacttgttacagcagcaatgAGGACGACTTTatgtgaaagtataaaaatagaataaaatcagaTAAATACACGGGATGATCGCACAAGGATATATAGAGtatttgtacatgtgtgaacTTTGAAATAgacatatatataattattataataataatatacatgtCTATATGTACAAATGTAATAGTATACAACATGTAACATTAAGTCACCACACTTTCCCTGGAGGGATAAATCCATTGTGAATGAAAtgactgtaaaataataataataataatagatataaAACGTTCTGCTCTTTTATCCACACTCTCTGTTCTGTGCTGTTATATTCAGATATCTGTTTATGATATAATAACACGATGGAGCTTCTGTCTGTTGAATCGTCAGAGTCCTGAACATCCTCAGCTGATGATCCAGTCACAGCTGAAGTTGTGGATCTTTAAGTCAGTAAATCTGGTTTAAACCGGGTCACATCTGATGCACGAGTCCGACCTGCAGCGAACAATTAAACAGCAGATTGAATGAGAGCCGCTCAGAGCGTCGGTTTGAGATCCTGCTCACTACGCGTGGCCTGTCCGTGCCTGCCTCACACATACCTCAAGTTCCAGCCTCCGTCTTCTAACAGTTagtttccctctgctcctctgggctgctcctcttcctcttcaccgACAAACATTTACACTACTGAACCAAAGATAAACAGTCAGATCCTGGCCGTGGCAAACTCTATTCCTCCTGTTCCTTATTGATTAAACAACAAGTTCGTTATGAACAGAAACTGCACAAGGTTTATGTTGAATAAAGAAGAGGATGTAAATGaatctgctgttttattcagtctgtgtctCGTATGAAAAGATGTTCTAGGACCTGAACTGCAGCAAAACTGACACTGATTCAAACTCAAGTTAACGCTGCAGCAAGTAGAGGATTCAACCAGCAAcgtcccacaatgcacctgtgATCCACGTCCACTAATAGATGTATTATTGTGATGCAGcgtctttttcttctctttgcaAACTACAAACACCAGTTGTACAATTTACttggcccacacacacactcacagacacacaaagtccccccacacacacacacacacacctgcatggCCCTGAAGTTACACTAGTCTGACCTCTACCTATACAAACACATAAAGACAAGTCTggacaggctgctgctggagataTAGACACctacacacatctacacacctacacacatctacacatctacacatctacacacatctacacacatctacacacacacacacacacacacacacacacacacacacacacacacacacacacacacacatatgcaggaCATGTTGACACAGGAGAGgatattaaatcatttataatGCTGAGGATTTAAACATGAATCTGTAAAGACTGAAAAGATTAAAGAACTTTCACTGTTTcatcacatgaaataaaaagtccTGGTTTTTGACTGAAGCTTCTCAAACACTGAACAGGATCGATCCCTCAGCTTCTCTGTGGTTTGCCTGTGCAGATGTTTAACATCTGTGCAGATGACATGTTTACATGTTCGACCTCCTGACACAGAGGATTTTACAGCTGATGCAAACtgttaaaacaagaaaaactacttttatcACACTTTCacaaataaagaagaaacacaatgaTGATATTAATCCTTCCTCATGTTTCCTGCTTCACACGTCACCATCTCACCACCTGTTTAGAAACCGTGAGAGTTCCACTGAGATGAACGACCATCATGACTTAAGAAACAAAGAGTTGAGTGAGTGAAGTTCTTCGTCTCTCCAGGTTCTTCCTGTTCACACCGGATCAGACACCGGATCAGACACCAGGTCTGAGCCGAGCTGAACACAGttatttaaagatgtttttacctgaagctgttttcactgAGCTCAGTTGATCCAGTTTCTCTCATCGTGCACCTGCAACATGGAATCAGACAAATAACATCTGAAGCTCAATTTAGGTTTTTAATCTCACTTTATTTAAACCCAGTTGTTCTTGTTCTAGTTTCCGTTCAattgattcatttttctttatattaaaTTGTATGTGCTGTGTTTATTCCTcatgcttttacttttctctgtgtcttgGAATGTCTCGTTAGTTTCTATCCACAGTTCCTACCTCAACTTATTCCTGAGTTAAAATCAAGGTTGAATGAATTTCACTGGATCTGTTGCTTCATGTTCATATTCCGTTTGTTCTCTTTCTACTGGTGAACTCGTTCCTGTTAAACCTTCTCGGCTCTTCCTTCACTCTGTGATCTGTGGGTAAACTGGGTCTGGTTCCTCTGGGTGTGTTTCCACGTCTGTTTGGACTTAAGGACACAAAACGTCACCAAGCTCTCAGTCCTCTCAGTGTAacacgccccctggtggatttCTGAACCGTCTGTGATACACGTGtactggtttttatttttcagttgggggcagagagcagcagagttgGCTGAGGAGCAGCCTGGTCACCACAGGGGGGGGGCACCGTGCATTGTGGGAGCACTCTCCAGCCAATCACGTCACTTGGCTCGTTTTAACTGGACGTGTTGTCGACCTCAGGCTCTGAACCCGTCCGGCACCGGACCCGCCTCGGGTAATTCCATGTTACAGTAACTACACAGGAAAGTCTACTTTCAGTAACATGGGGTTAGCTCCATGGTCTGACTTGGGTTCACCCGAGGAAGGCACATGCATGGCGtgcacgtcacacacacacacacacacacacacacacacacacacacacactcaggcctGTGGTTGTTTCTCCTCTTATCTTCTCTCAACCTGATCTGGAATAAAATCACATTCATCCCCAGAAATCTGTGGGaacaacaaactgcagcagaagaTCAGAAGTTAGAAGAAGCTATTGGCCAGTGAGCTCATCCTCCAGGAATTTGATTGGCCCTCCCTGGTTGCccccattgactgtatatagtatatatattaatatattatatacaaatatatacatatattaaaacCCCTCCCTCCAACCATTGTGAAGGAGCCGTTGGTTTGTGGAGCAGAGTCGGTGAAGAAGACGAAGATGTAAACAAgacaaacatgaataaaaccaagagaaacaaaatgatgttctgtgtcacttcctgtctctgggTTTATATTTATGAGTCTTTATTCTGTCCATGTTGAAGCTGTTGAAGTTTCTCACTCTGGGTTTCTGCACTGACTTGAtgtcattttacacaaacacaagaatcATGAAACCGTTTGAAATCCCAGTGAAAGAGTTATagcgccctctagtggccacGCTGGCGAGTTACCACAAGCCTCCCAACAACTGCCCAAACAGACCAGAGAtcagagaaaaagatgaaatatacaaatatactaTAACTATAACTGAGCAGTATttggtgtaaacacacactttctctcagGCTTCTACATTCAGTTTATAGAACGACTTCACTGTTAATTTACTGCTCAGTATATAAACTGCTTATAGTTCTATATACTGAAAGTTCCTCATGTGGGTCTAGAAGTCGTTGTTGTAAAAGCTTCATTGTTCtagattctctggagtttcacAGCATCAGGAGGTGAAGCTGATGAACCTCGACTGTAAAAGACAAACCACTCTGATAAATGAAACCACCTGAAGTCACAGTGTGATGTGGATGAATTAAACTGGGTTCAATGGTTCTAACTCTCTGTGGAATCTGCCCAGTCGTTTTCAAGCAGCGGAAATGAACTGggccctgtgattggctggtgacctgtccaggatgtagtctgccccaatgtcagctggctCAACCCGTGACCCTCCGGAGGAACAGAGGGAAACTGATTTAAAGAAGATGTAGATAATCCACCatttcattgaccttcagttatacttcaaaagGTTTACCCtcatcaatgctgctaaaacctttatcttggtgttctcctttacacttgacatctattgcacttctgtccatcctgggagatgGATCCTcacgtgtctctgaggtttctaccttctttacctgttaaaagggtttttagtagtttttcctgactcttgttgagggttaagaacagaggatgtcacaccctgttaaagcctatgagacaaactgggatttgtgaatatgggctatacaaataaaatttgattgattgatagaatTTGGTACAAATAGGAATGTTCTGTAAAGAAAACTCCTTTTACACCCGATAGATATTAATATACATTAAGTATTTGTTACTCTTTACTTTGTACATGTACTGAATTGTAGGCTTATATGAGAATTTCTAggataagtaaataaataaaactctatTGTGGATTCACTGGAAGATCTGGATCTGTACATATTTAGTGTTTCCACATGTGAAAAGTACAACGATCAACACAAATAACAAAGTTCACAAACCGTTGATTTCATTTGTGAGTTTTATGAAAcccaaacagaaaagaaacatagTGAGTTCGTCCTTGTTAAATAAGTTAGAGTggctgtgatgtcacaggtGCTGATCCCCAGCAGCTCAGGAGTTGGCTCCAGTACGAGGTCCTCGGTAGATCCGGATCCTGGACTCTTCATCCAGCTCCTCCACGATTCTCTCCTGCTTCACCGACAGGATGGTGTAAGTGACTGGAGACGGCAGGTTGAAGGAAACAACACTGTGTTCAGTGTAGAGACCATTAGTATCTGTGTTAAATCATCTTTAAGTGTACAGGACATTCATATAATGTCCCTGACTTGAGTCTATGTAAGGAGAGGGACCTGTCTATGTAAAGGTGAGGGACCAGTCTATGTAAAGGAGAGGTCGGAAGTCGTAAAGAACAGGTAAACAGTGAAGGACCAGTCTATGTAAAGGTGAGGGACCAGTCTATGTAAAGGAGAGGGACTAGTATATGTAATGGTGAGGGACCAGTCTATGTAAAGGAGAGAACAGGTAAACAGTGAAGGACCAGTCTATGTAAAGGTCAGGGACCAGTCTATGTAAAGGTCAGGGACCAGTCTATGTAATGGTGAGAACAGGTAAACAGTGAAGGTTCATTATACATGAAGGTTTGGGACCAGACTATGTAAAGGTCAGGACCAGTTGGGTCAGGGACCAGTCTATGTAAAGGTCAGGGACCAGTCTATGTAATGGTGAGAACAGGTAAACAGTGAAGGTTCATTATACATGAAGGTTTGGGACCAGACTATGTAAAGGATACACATCCCCACCACGAAGGCTCCGATGCCCAGGCCGGTGATCAGGTTCCTTCTCCGGAGCCGCGGCGCGTTCTTCCTCcagagctccagctcctgttgcCGGAGGAGCCGCAGCTTCTCAGCCGCGGTCCCGGTTCTGTCCCCGGGTCCCGATGacttctcctccatgttggatCATCAGCTGCTGAATACATCCGGTTACATCACATGACCCGGAACAAGGAGGAAAACACAGGGAACCgctcacagcgccacctacagTGATGGAGTGTGTACAACTATCCCATAGTTATTAAcctctttatatatttaactattatatattttttataatctgCTGTGGTGTTTTAATCTCTGGTTTCTTGTACAGTTAATTCAAACAGTGTCTGTAATgcacataaaatatatttgtaattatataaggtcattttatttctgttgattAGTCCTCTGTCAtataattttcacatttaatttcactgtaggttattacaatataatacaTGTAGTTAAATAATCCCAAACACAGAGGGCAGTGCGGTGCCGaggaagtaaacacacacacacacttcatcttGACATCTGAAGAAGCAATAACCAAATACAAAAGTCATTTGTTTGAAGTAAAGATTCCAGGTTTATTCTGATGATTTCTACAAACAGTCACAACCTGATACtgacaataaatcaaatcagatttaccatctttctttcatttatctCTCAGCCCATCAGTTGCAAAGTCGTGTCCTGTCTTTGCAAATGGATTCACCACAAAATTCAAACAACAGTTTCATCTTAGAAAGAATAAAACTCGACACAGTAAAACTAAACCATGTTTCTCACCATTCTGCAGTGATCGGCTCCAACAACACGTCAGAACCAAACTGAAGGAAGCTCCACTAAATCTCAAACATGAGCCTGAACTAAGAAAAAACTAATCTGGTCTTATCAAgataatatttcaaatgaaaagtacAGAAAAGTTTAAGGGTTGAATGCACGAGGGCaaatatttaagacttttattGGTTAAGATTGACTTTAAGATCCATGGATACCATGATTGTGTTTGTAAGTTTTATAACTTATCAAAGTTAtgcattaaaaatatgaaattattacAAGTACTGATATCTATAAATAGACTGTAAGTAAACTAGCAGCTTGTTCACCTGATTttatgtaaatttaaaaaaggtcattTGACTCAGGTCCATGATTCTTGATTCTTGAacctctcactcacacacacacacacacacacacacacacacacacacacacacacacacacacacacacacacacacacacacacacacacacacacacagtaactgtattgaaatatattttaaaaatagtcAGCCGGATATGCCTGCCGTCTCCAGACTAATTCACATTCTTGAATGGTTTTGAAAAGTGGTTTAatttcttggtttgtttttgattcACAGAAGAGCCGGacgaccaatcagagcaaagAACTGAGCGACGCAGCCGAGTGGAAGAAGAAAGTAAACTCCAGctgtttgttcttcttctctgaggATAAACCGTCAGTTACAGACACAGCTTCAGCCGTGCTCCCATTGGACGCTCCTCAGTCGGTCACTGCATCCAACCCCCCCCCGGTGAGATTATTGTTTTGGATCAGTATTGTATGTATCGTATTGGTCCGACCATTTTCCGGACGGAGGGAAGTCGGTCTGGACGGAGTGCGGCCAGACAGCAAGTGAATAAATGTGAGTTCGCTGACTGGTCAGGTTTCCAGGCTAATACAGAGCGCCCCCTAGAGCCACAGGACACATCACACAACTGTCTTCAGTGTGAGGCTAAGACCCTGAAGTGACTGTACTGAAGCTCCGAGGCTACCGAACAGAAATATGTAAGTGTGAAATGACTTCAAGTATCGGCTGTATAGTCACTTAGAACTATACCAAGCTCTAAAAAAAATTGAGAATGATTTTAGTTTGTCAAAATACAGCTTGTGTGTAATCCTCCACAGCGAGGAAGCTTTGGTTTTCAAGTGCCGTGGTGGAAACCAACAAAACACCAGAACTGGGAAAAAGAGCAGTCAGAGCAAAAACTTGAAAAAACTCTGTCTCAGGCTGAAGAataaaaaacctaaaacaaCTCCAGTGCTGAACCCAGCGGCTCGGAGGAGGCGGCTCAGGATCCCGCGGCCGGCGGAGGGAGCTGCTCGGCGgcggtgagagaggaggagtcgTGGAACGAGTCAGGAAGGTTCTTGACGTACTCCACCAGCTCGTAGGAGTCTCTGATGTCCGTCAGGCCGAACCAGAAGACGGTCCACAGCCCGTTAACAAAGCTGCCGTCACAGTGTTTGAAATACCTGGACgcacagagggaggaggttgATGTAGATTCATGATGTAACCAGACGTCAGGGCTTTGTTTAAATCATGAAACAACAAGTGAACAGAGGCAAGAAAAAGTGAGATCAAACTTTGGACTTAAATGCATTTAACTTAAATACAACGTCCCAGTGTACAAGTAAACCTGCAGCGACTGCATCTCATCCTCAGCAGACACTTTAAAACTGTAGCACTGAACTTTCAGTCATTTTAGGGTGATACTCGTCAGAAGTTGGttggtttgagtgtgtgtgtgtgtgtgtgtgtgtgtgtgtgtgtgtgtgtgtgtgtcgtaccaCGGGTTGATCCTGTTGGTGGCTCTCGACCTCCAGAACAGTTTGCCCAGGTCCTGCCTGATACACTCCCACAGGACGTGGCTGGTGCCCTGGCcctgtttgctgctgctcaCCACAAACTTATCCAGGTAGGGCGTGCCGCTGTTCACCGGCTCCATGGTGATGATGGCTGCGGCGCTGTAGCTGGAGGAGTCAGAGAGAGGCTCAGCTGAGTATGAAGCAccgagaggagcaggagaatcCAGTCAACTAAACAATGCAGATCATGAAATCATGATCCTCGACGTGGAAGataaaaccacattgaaatCCACTTGATCCAGATTgttattcagatctgcaccaaactgacTCATCGACATCAGTTCCTTAAACATCTTGTTTCAtcaaaatcaattaattattctctgggaaaagtgtaaatgttaaagaaggtaaaaacaattcctggatctgctcctttACTCAGACTCACAGCACATTTTAATgttctaccaagtttcatggaaatctgttcggatgtttttgcgtaatcctgctgagaaCTCTGAGATCTGTTGGTGTCATTTTGATGCTTTTTAAAACGGTGACACTTCTCAACAACAGAGgctgtgaatgaatgaagtaATGTG
This window harbors:
- the LOC118123491 gene encoding cytochrome c oxidase assembly factor 3 homolog, mitochondrial, whose translation is MEEKSSGPGDRTGTAAEKLRLLRQQELELWRKNAPRLRRRNLITGLGIGAFVVGMFTYTILSVKQERIVEELDEESRIRIYRGPRTGANS